The nucleotide window TGGTACTCCTTCAGCTTCAAACATTGGCATTTGAGCGAAAGGATCACATCGGTATCACCCTCTCCCTTTCTCATCCACAATAAGTAATGTCGTATATTAGCTTTATTAGGATAATTGGCCGTAAGAGACCAATTCTGAACGGACTACTAAAACTACAAACATCCATGTTTTTGTCCAGATCAAAGCATACAAGGATAAATATTTTTCACttcttgctatatatatatatatatatatatatatatgtagatagatagatagatagatagatagaaagatagatagagagagtgagagagtgaGTGAGTTAGAGGTGCTGCTCCTCTTGTCCAATACTCCATGGTTTAGCAACAAGATGCAGTCTTTGTTTTCTCTGGAGCACTACCCCAAAAGCCTCACTCATGTCCAAATCCTCCCTTGTCAATCCACCAGGCAACTCCCAATCAAAGTGATAAACCAGGGTTGCCAGTGCGAGCTCTAAAGAGGCATTTGCAAAGCCCATTCCAGGACAAATTCTCCTTCCTGCTCCGAATGGAATGAACTCGAAATCGTTTCCTTTGAAGTCCATTGCACCGTCCCCCATGAACCTCTCAGGTTTGAATTCGTCAGGTGCTTCCCAATGGCTTGGATCTCTGCTTATGGCCCACGCGTTCACGATCACTCGTGTTTTCTTGGGAATGTTGTATCCTTGTATTTGACAATCCTCCATTAGCTCTCGTGGAAGCAATAGCGGGGCCGGCGGGTACAGACGTAATACTTCCTTGATGATGGCTTTCAGGTAGGCCATCTCGTCCAAATCCTCCTCTttcaccgttccttttgttctgctcGCTATCCCTCGCACTTGGTGTTGTAATTTTGCCATCATTCTTGGATTCCGGAGGAGCTCCGCCATGGCGTACTCCAGGGTAACATATGATGTCTCGGTACCACCACTGAATATATCCTGCAAGTCGATAATGTTTAAAAAATGAGATCATTTGATGAATCTCAAAATAAACACTGCAAGATTGTAGTATCCACATTTCTCACGGATGAAATAAGCACCACAATAAACCTAAATAGGGGGATGGGAGTAGTTTAGATTGCTCTTGTTTGGATGTAGCAATTTGGAGAGAGGGTTCCCTATCTTGTAAAAGAAATTGGTTCACTATACTCGTAGTAACACGTGAAAAATAATAATACGCCACAATAGCGTACAACAAACACACACTTGCCTGAGGGCATAACATTCGAATATAATTAATACAATATGACAAACACACAGTGAACTCAAGAAAGTTATCAACAGACATACATCACTCGCTTTCTTATGAAACGAATTATAATTTGTCATTAGTTTTATGTGCTATCCGTATAAAAGCAAGCAAATATTGGAGCAAtaaatatatcacatataatttaGGACGACGAATCATACCATCAGAAGTGCCTTTATGGTTTGTGGAGTCAGGAGAGCATGATTCCCTCCTGGATCCTCCCGAAGAGAGAGCAGAACATCCACGAAGTCCTTCTCGCCGTCATCACCTTCAGCTGATCGATCTTCGTGTTCTTGGATCACCCCATCAACCAAATCATCCCATCTCTTCTTGGTCTTCTTGGATCTCTCCATAGAGCCAAACAATACATCTAGCCAACCCAGCCATGGGAAGTAGTCCCCCACGTAGAACTTGCCCAGTAGCACCGAAAACTCCCGGATAAGCTCGCCGAACACCACGTTCCTCCCCTCTTCTCTGTTGAACTTCCCCGAAACAACTCGACATAACATATCGTTGGCGAAGGAGTAAAAGATCTCAGACATGTCGACGCTCGTCGTCGGCGAAGCTTGAGAGGAGATCTTCCGGATCATGAAACCCACTTCCTCCTGCCTAATGAGCCGATAAGACTGCACTCTTGTGGAGCTCAAGAGGTGGAAGGCGCAGATCTTCCTGAGCTGCCTCCAGTGCTCACCGTGGGGCGAGAAGCCCAAGTCCTTGCACCCGTCGAAGAGGACTTTGGCCGGCTTTAGAACAGGCCGGCTGGCAAAGACTTGATCGTGGTTGCGCATGACATCTCGGGCGCCATCCGGCGACGAGACCACGAGGGTTGGCACCTGACCCAAGTGCAGCAGCATGAGGGGGCCATGCTTCTGCGACAGGGCGTGGAGGGAGCGGTGAGGGTGCGAGCCGAGTTGATGGAAGTTGCCTATGAAGGGAAGCTTGGGCGGGGAAGGGGGCATGCCATGGGTCCTTGCACGGAGGTTGTTTCTTTTGAGTCCTAGACGGAGCAGCAGTAGTAAAGAGAGAGGTAGGATGAGTATGATGAAGAGTGTAGGCAGTGGAGATGAGGGAAGGAGAAGAGGCATCGAGGAAGACATTGCCGTGATTCCTAGTTGTTGTTGCTCCAAACAAACTCCAGTCGGGACGGGACGTTCCAACGCATTGCTATTTGTGGTGATAGCTAAGAAGTTCCGACTTGAGTGTCTTTCCCAGTAGGTCCTACACAcccaagtcttttgaaatcacaAGTTTTCCGTATTGCGTTAGACCCATCAGTCAAATCACCCCCATTCGACATTGTGAAGAGTGATGTCGTCGATGACTAGGATCTAAACGAACCACAGGAGGAATACACCATCAGCCATGTCCTTGGTGTCGTGGAGGATAAATATGTCCCCGAGAGAATCGTGATGAGGAGGCTACAGAGATATCCTCCGTCACAATCTGCGTGGAAGTTTGCTGATCCCAGTCCTGCAAGGATTAGATGATGCAGAAACAATAATACGCATCAGAGTCCTAAATGAAACCACCGaaattttgacaaaagaaagCATTAGGTGGAGTTATATATGGCTGATATTGGAATTTGATCTTCCTATCCCACAAATTATTCATCATGCCATTCATTCATTTCCGATTTACAGTAAGAAATTTTGTCAGCCTAAAACAAAATTGATCGCGATAGATCACAAGGAGGATAATgtcatctttaaaaaaaaaaatatattctacgaaaatttttgaaaatattgatGCTAACTaaaaatttcaaaatattttttattcaaaaattaTCCTTAAAAAAATGGATAGACAGAAGAAGATGAAGACTCGACATAACTAACTATTATGTGATAGAATTAGAGTTGTAAGTGAATTTTATCTTATACTTGACTGAAAAAAATGGTATGAAGCTCCATTATTATCTCTCATAATTAATCCTTTTTaggtaaaaataatatttttttagagaAAAATCATCCTAACCATTTATTTTATGATAATCTTCAATAATTGAGACCACATTGTTGATTGGGTAGATAATTATCAAATCACATGACCCCATTTGTTTGTCCTCTCACGTTTATATCTTGGCCGCCACACAGTAGTTCACATCATATGACAGCTTACCAATCAagccaagaaaaaaaattatgtcgAGCCTCATCCGTAATAGTGAAATGGAATAGGCAAAAACTTGTTTCCAACGTTTCAACGAATCGATAATTAGAAAAGAAATATGCTTTGCGTCAATTTGTCGTGGCCTCCACGGGAGACAAAACAGATAATGTTCCATAGGATTCGAAGGGCTCGTATGTGACAACTTTAATTATATGAAGATGTTATGCATACATACGTTCTTAACAACTCACAAACTTGAACCATTACCAAGTTAATATTATACATACATCACCGAGTTTCCATTAAACGGATCAGCGGCAAACCCAAAGAAACATATGAATTCCAACAGACGTACTTTTCACGCACTAATCATCTGATTCTTGCCAACTTTCAGATAGTAGCGGGGACAGGAATTCTTGAAGTAGCAAGCAACTTTAGCTCGGTTTGCCTTGGTACAAGGACTGCCATCTTCTCACGCATGTCGAGCTCCTCGGGTTTCATTCCACTGGGAAGCTTCCAGTCGAAGTGGAAGAGGAGATTAGCCAGGGCGAGCTCCACCACGGTCAGCCCGAAGTCGATCGCCGGGCAGATCCTTCGGCCAGCTCCGAACGGCAAGTACTCGAAGTCGAATCCCTTGAAATCTATGGAACTCCCTTCGAACCTCTCCGGCTTGAAGCTCTCGGCGTCGTCCCAGTACTGCGGATCCCTGCAGATCGCCCATGCATTGACGAAGACGCGAGTGCCTGCTTCTATCTTGTAGCCCATCACTTCGCTGGTCTCCCTGCATAATCTTGGTAACAGCGGGAGTGATGGGTGAAGCCTTAGCGTCTCTTTGATAATTAGCTTCATGTAGTTTAGCTTATCCATGTCACTCTCTtcgaccctgttctttcctttcaGAGTTTCCCTCACTTCCTTGTGCGCTCTCTCCATGATCCAGGGGTGCCTGATCAGCTCCGACATGGCCCATTCAACGACGGTCGATGAGAACTCGGTGCCCCCCACGAACATGTCCTGCGCGCGCCAAGGACGACGAGATCGTTACACAAGAATACTTGATTAGCATTAGTATGACAGGAGTTGATCCGGCCTCACCAATATCGCAGCCTTTATATTGTCCATCGTCAAGGGAATTTCCAGCTGCGGATCGTCCTTAAGCCTCAGCAGCACGTCGACCAAGTCCTCCACTCGCCCACCATCGTCGCCCGTGACGGCATCATCCTGGTGCTCCTTGAGAATCTCGTCTAGGACCTCATCAATCTGATGGTGAAGCCGGTGCATGTGTGACATGCCACCGGTGAGGACGTCAAGGAACTTGAGCGACGGAAACGTGTCGGCCAAGCAGAAACCTCCTAGGACATGGCACGTATCCTTGACGATCGAGACGAAACACTCTCGATGCTCACGGTGTTTACCGAACGCCGCTCGGCAGGTGATGGCGTTGGCAAGACGGAACAGCTTGTCG belongs to Musa acuminata AAA Group cultivar baxijiao chromosome BXJ1-11, Cavendish_Baxijiao_AAA, whole genome shotgun sequence and includes:
- the LOC135597820 gene encoding premnaspirodiene oxygenase-like, with product MDLLQLPSMPIFLCSLLFFLVLTKKWFAKFKGPNARLPPGPWNLPLIGGMHHLVGQLPFRALRHLARKHGPLMLVRIGQVDVAVASSREAAEEILQKHGDNFASRPALAATQIVLYGASDIGWSPFGPYWKQMRRLCFTELLAGKRTRSFSSIRTELTHELMRDISKSGTAPVNLSDKLFRLANAITCRAAFGKHREHRECFVSIVKDTCHVLGGFCLADTFPSLKFLDVLTGGMSHMHRLHHQIDEVLDEILKEHQDDAVTGDDGGRVEDLVDVLLRLKDDPQLEIPLTMDNIKAAILDMFVGGTEFSSTVVEWAMSELIRHPWIMERAHKEVRETLKGKNRVEESDMDKLNYMKLIIKETLRLHPSLPLLPRLCRETSEVMGYKIEAGTRVFVNAWAICRDPQYWDDAESFKPERFEGSSIDFKGFDFEYLPFGAGRRICPAIDFGLTVVELALANLLFHFDWKLPSGMKPEELDMREKMAVLVPRQTELKLLATSRIPVPATI
- the LOC103974150 gene encoding cytochrome P450 71A1-like, translating into MSSSMPLLLPSSPLPTLFIILILPLSLLLLLRLGLKRNNLRARTHGMPPSPPKLPFIGNFHQLGSHPHRSLHALSQKHGPLMLLHLGQVPTLVVSSPDGARDVMRNHDQVFASRPVLKPAKVLFDGCKDLGFSPHGEHWRQLRKICAFHLLSSTRVQSYRLIRQEEVGFMIRKISSQASPTTSVDMSEIFYSFANDMLCRVVSGKFNREEGRNVVFGELIREFSVLLGKFYVGDYFPWLGWLDVLFGSMERSKKTKKRWDDLVDGVIQEHEDRSAEGDDGEKDFVDVLLSLREDPGGNHALLTPQTIKALLMDIFSGGTETSYVTLEYAMAELLRNPRMMAKLQHQVRGIASRTKGTVKEEDLDEMAYLKAIIKEVLRLYPPAPLLLPRELMEDCQIQGYNIPKKTRVIVNAWAISRDPSHWEAPDEFKPERFMGDGAMDFKGNDFEFIPFGAGRRICPGMGFANASLELALATLVYHFDWELPGGLTREDLDMSEAFGVVLQRKQRLHLVAKPWSIGQEEQHL